From the Candidatus Tanganyikabacteria bacterium genome, one window contains:
- a CDS encoding ABC transporter substrate-binding protein translates to MTTLLVLLGLLAPPLSADLDGREIAPQARPRIVSLSPAQTETLYAIGAGGDLVAASDYCNHPPAARKLPKVGALTNLSVEKVVAHRPTLLVAASGSREQWKHLQKVTGAPVFVATDGGIAAVRSDLRALGRICKREAAAAALERRIDTKLREVRAASAGKPRPRVFYLVWDDPLMSAGKGSYLDDLIREAGGRNVTGDRSEPYPRLSWETLLAAPPDVIVGPSNLRSVVAAAARKTGARRWAVLDQGVASRPGPRVIEALDLFHGAIHGKTAAPAKTHP, encoded by the coding sequence GTGACCACCCTCCTCGTCCTGCTCGGGCTTCTGGCCCCGCCGCTCTCCGCCGACCTCGACGGCCGCGAAATCGCGCCGCAGGCCAGGCCGCGCATCGTGTCGCTCTCGCCGGCCCAGACCGAGACACTCTACGCCATAGGGGCCGGCGGCGACCTCGTTGCCGCCTCGGACTACTGCAACCATCCGCCGGCCGCCCGCAAGCTTCCCAAGGTGGGCGCGTTGACCAACTTGAGCGTCGAGAAGGTCGTGGCGCACCGGCCGACGCTGCTGGTCGCCGCCTCCGGGTCGCGGGAGCAGTGGAAGCACTTGCAGAAAGTGACGGGGGCGCCCGTCTTCGTGGCCACCGATGGCGGGATCGCCGCCGTGCGCTCGGACCTGCGCGCGCTCGGGCGCATCTGCAAGCGCGAAGCCGCCGCCGCCGCCCTGGAGCGGCGGATCGACACCAAGCTGCGCGAGGTCCGGGCGGCGAGTGCCGGCAAACCCCGGCCGCGCGTCTTCTACCTGGTGTGGGACGATCCGCTCATGAGCGCCGGGAAGGGCAGCTACCTGGACGATCTCATCCGGGAAGCCGGCGGCCGCAACGTGACCGGCGATCGATCCGAACCCTATCCGCGGCTCTCCTGGGAAACCCTCCTGGCCGCGCCCCCCGACGTCATCGTCGGCCCGAGCAACCTCCGCTCCGTGGTCGCCGCGGCCGCGCGCAAGACCGGCGCCCGCCGCTGGGCCGTCCTGGACCAGGGCGTGGCGTCTCGGCCGGGTCCGCGGGTGATCGAGGCGTTGGACCTGTTTCATGGCGCCATCCATGGCAAGACGGCGGCGCCCGCAAAAACACACCCTTAA